Proteins from a genomic interval of Yoonia sp. GPGPB17:
- a CDS encoding tyrosine-type recombinase/integrase translates to MRALTLKALSWRFQALGGLVKALITLETYETIQARRYSKGIAPNRSTAYRWIKRLMADANIRGVQACPKSLRHGFGIHALNASIPLNLLQKWMGHADLSTTAIYANASGAEERGIAERMW, encoded by the coding sequence TTGAGGGCGCTGACACTAAAGGCTCTGTCGTGGAGATTTCAGGCCCTGGGGGGACTGGTAAAGGCACTGATCACGCTGGAAACCTATGAGACCATTCAAGCGCGGCGCTACAGCAAAGGCATTGCGCCCAATCGCAGCACCGCCTATCGCTGGATCAAGCGCTTGATGGCTGATGCAAACATTCGTGGTGTACAAGCCTGCCCGAAGAGTCTGCGGCATGGGTTTGGCATACATGCGCTCAACGCCAGCATCCCGCTCAACCTGCTACAAAAGTGGATGGGGCATGCGGATTTGAGCACCACCGCGATCTACGCAAACGCGAGTGGTGCGGAAGAACGGGGGATTGCAGAGAGGATGTGGTGA
- a CDS encoding Hint domain-containing protein, whose amino-acid sequence MGEHQELEISDRYIVEFDPTNPSNINLLNDVAFAMARVTDGFQTRSAWGSMQSGLPDNQTGGAGFGTAMGSIAGGMLDGIGSSFFTLKRIDPDFPHTAWELEDHWAAWERTGQPELIKQMFPNKNFAQQYVFTMSQFTNLTPEDLLRFNEYIQELPVEIRIELPVSYGGLKGAECFVPGTKILLANSFEVFIENIDLGSKVSAFATPQANRSKTFEIREVTRLYENVTQELIRLKFTDGRGDLVTTPGHAFLDETGSFTKIGDLVRLGGGKARIIDQSGDVIAAQAEWLHYSAETADMFEQASVKSMTVGGNLAYEEEVQTGWKTYNFEVEGLHTYIAGGVRVHNKSGPLGELGNRINHGLDKFAQDVFDAKPGGAFDQFTNIITEPFHWAGTALTSTLDFLGIETGISAERAYRLYKPNTDDLVIGDHNNDGVPDFFDPVSGRIFETDRHGRTPEEIAQGRQNAENLKNFWDGIKDLFGGDDGRQNTSNNPGGTPSRDKSRDKSDRKDRDKEKSKTDKEEKNLNRSSST is encoded by the coding sequence ATGGGAGAACATCAAGAGTTAGAGATTTCTGATCGTTATATTGTAGAGTTTGACCCGACAAACCCTTCGAACATTAACCTACTGAATGACGTTGCCTTTGCGATGGCACGAGTGACCGACGGTTTTCAGACTCGCAGTGCCTGGGGCAGTATGCAAAGTGGGCTGCCTGACAACCAAACAGGCGGTGCTGGGTTTGGGACCGCAATGGGCAGTATCGCTGGAGGCATGCTAGACGGCATAGGTAGTTCGTTTTTCACGCTTAAACGTATTGATCCAGATTTCCCGCATACTGCTTGGGAGCTTGAAGACCACTGGGCAGCTTGGGAAAGAACCGGTCAGCCAGAATTAATAAAGCAGATGTTCCCAAACAAGAACTTTGCACAGCAATACGTCTTTACAATGAGCCAATTTACCAACTTGACCCCTGAGGATCTGTTGCGGTTCAACGAATATATACAAGAACTACCCGTAGAAATAAGGATCGAGCTGCCAGTGAGTTATGGCGGTCTTAAGGGCGCCGAGTGCTTCGTTCCTGGTACAAAAATACTCCTGGCTAATAGTTTCGAGGTATTTATTGAGAATATTGATCTGGGTTCCAAAGTCTCCGCTTTTGCCACACCGCAGGCCAATCGGAGCAAAACATTTGAAATTAGAGAAGTCACTCGCCTCTACGAAAACGTCACGCAAGAACTGATCCGTCTCAAGTTCACTGATGGTCGCGGCGATCTGGTCACAACGCCAGGCCACGCGTTCCTCGATGAGACTGGTTCTTTCACGAAAATTGGCGATTTGGTCCGCCTTGGCGGCGGCAAGGCGCGCATCATTGATCAGTCCGGTGACGTCATTGCGGCGCAAGCTGAGTGGCTGCACTATTCTGCTGAAACTGCTGACATGTTTGAGCAGGCCTCAGTTAAATCCATGACAGTTGGCGGGAACCTCGCCTATGAGGAAGAAGTTCAGACGGGTTGGAAGACGTATAACTTTGAGGTTGAGGGGCTGCATACGTACATTGCGGGCGGCGTCCGCGTTCACAATAAATCAGGTCCGTTAGGTGAGCTGGGAAACAGAATTAACCACGGCCTCGACAAATTTGCGCAGGATGTTTTTGATGCAAAACCCGGTGGTGCATTTGACCAATTCACAAATATCATAACCGAGCCGTTTCACTGGGCCGGTACTGCGCTTACTAGCACCCTCGACTTCCTCGGCATAGAGACCGGCATCAGCGCGGAACGTGCCTATCGTCTCTATAAGCCGAACACAGATGATTTGGTCATTGGCGATCACAACAATGACGGCGTGCCTGACTTTTTTGACCCTGTTTCCGGCAGGATCTTTGAAACTGACCGGCACGGTCGCACTCCTGAAGAGATAGCCCAAGGTCGACAGAACGCAGAAAACCTCAAAAACTTCTGGGATGGCATTAAGGACCTTTTCGGAGGTGACGATGGCAGGCAGAATACGTCCAATAATCCTGGCGGCACACCAAGCCGTGATAAATCACGAGATAAGTCTGATCGTAAGGATAGAGACAAAGAGAAGAGCAAGACTGATAAGGAAGAAAAAAATCTAAACCGATCATCCTCGACCTAG
- the mtaB gene encoding tRNA (N(6)-L-threonylcarbamoyladenosine(37)-C(2))-methylthiotransferase MtaB: MTKIAPIFSNHGCRLNAYETEAMKELAASAGVDNAIVVNTCAVTSEAVRKARQDIRKLRRDHPDAKLIVTGCAAQTEPDTFAIMDEVDVVLGNTEKMNPATWAGMAPDLIGQTEPVQVDDIMSVTETAGHLIDGFGTRSRAYVQVQNGCDHRCTFCIIPYGRGNSRSVPAGVVVDQIKRLVDTGYNEVVLTGVDLTSWGADLPATPKLGDLVMRILKLVPDLPRLRISSIDSIEVDENLMQAIATEPRLMPHLHLSLQHGDDMILKRMKRRHLRDDAIAFCQEARKLRPDMTYGADIIAGFPTETDEMFANSLALVEECDLTWLHVFPYSPRPGTPAARMPQVNGKLIKERAAALRTAGTTQVDHHLKAQAGKTHHILMENARMGRTEQFTEVLFDTDQPESQIVQAQITGISGQQLTA, translated from the coding sequence ATGACGAAGATCGCCCCAATATTCTCCAACCACGGATGTCGCCTGAACGCATACGAGACTGAGGCGATGAAGGAACTCGCCGCGTCTGCTGGCGTTGACAATGCAATTGTGGTGAACACCTGTGCCGTGACATCCGAGGCCGTGCGCAAAGCCCGCCAGGATATCCGTAAGCTGCGCCGCGATCACCCGGATGCAAAGCTGATCGTCACGGGGTGCGCAGCACAGACCGAGCCTGACACCTTCGCTATAATGGACGAAGTTGATGTTGTCCTTGGCAATACTGAAAAGATGAACCCAGCCACATGGGCAGGCATGGCCCCTGATCTGATTGGTCAAACCGAACCTGTGCAGGTTGATGACATCATGTCGGTGACCGAAACGGCTGGCCATCTGATTGATGGGTTTGGCACCCGCAGCCGGGCCTATGTTCAGGTCCAGAACGGGTGCGATCATCGCTGCACGTTTTGCATTATACCCTATGGCCGTGGGAATTCGCGGTCGGTGCCTGCGGGCGTTGTTGTCGATCAGATCAAGCGGTTAGTGGATACTGGGTACAATGAGGTTGTCCTGACCGGCGTCGATCTGACCAGTTGGGGCGCGGATCTGCCAGCGACACCGAAACTGGGTGATCTTGTCATGCGCATCCTGAAACTGGTGCCGGACCTGCCGCGCCTGCGCATCAGCTCAATCGACAGTATCGAGGTGGATGAGAATCTCATGCAGGCCATCGCGACCGAACCGCGTTTGATGCCGCATCTGCACCTATCGCTGCAACACGGCGACGATATGATCCTGAAGCGTATGAAGCGCCGCCATTTGCGGGACGATGCGATTGCATTCTGTCAGGAAGCGCGCAAGCTGCGGCCAGATATGACCTATGGCGCGGATATCATTGCCGGTTTTCCGACGGAGACGGATGAGATGTTCGCCAACTCCCTTGCGCTTGTGGAAGAGTGTGATCTGACCTGGCTACACGTCTTTCCCTACTCGCCGCGCCCCGGCACACCCGCGGCCCGCATGCCGCAGGTGAATGGCAAGCTGATCAAGGAACGTGCGGCGGCATTGCGTACGGCAGGAACGACGCAAGTGGATCACCATCTGAAAGCGCAGGCGGGCAAGACCCATCACATCCTCATGGAAAACGCTCGGATGGGGCGTACGGAGCAGTTTACAGAAGTCCTGTTCGACACTGACCAACCGGAAAGCCAGATTGTGCAGGCGCAAATCACCGGAATTTCAGGTCAGCAATTGACCGCATGA
- the dapF gene encoding diaminopimelate epimerase — protein MAVRDSSYLPFMKMHGLGNDFVVVDERGITSRVDSAVAVAIADRHRGVGFDQLAVLSDTPDADVRLVFWNSDGSQSAACGNATRCIARHVMDETGATELTLQTARGILRAKDAGNGLTAVNMGQPQLDWQNIPLARAMDTLELPIAGAPTATGMGNPHCTFFVDDAEAVDLAINGAELEHHPLYPERTNVQFASLIGPDHLRMRVWERGVGITLASGSSSCATAVAAVRRGLTGRDVQIDLDGGTLHVSWRDDGVWMTGPTAHVFDGQWRL, from the coding sequence ATGGCTGTGCGCGACTCATCATATTTGCCCTTCATGAAGATGCATGGGTTGGGAAATGACTTTGTTGTCGTTGACGAACGGGGAATCACCTCGCGCGTGGATTCTGCTGTCGCGGTGGCGATTGCAGACCGGCATCGGGGGGTTGGTTTTGATCAGCTTGCTGTGCTTTCAGATACGCCGGATGCCGATGTGCGTCTGGTGTTCTGGAACAGTGATGGCTCGCAGTCGGCGGCCTGTGGAAATGCGACGCGCTGCATTGCGCGGCATGTGATGGATGAGACAGGCGCCACTGAGCTGACCTTGCAGACTGCGCGTGGTATTTTGCGCGCCAAAGATGCGGGCAACGGTCTAACGGCGGTTAACATGGGCCAACCGCAACTAGATTGGCAGAACATACCACTGGCGCGCGCAATGGATACGCTTGAATTGCCAATCGCGGGTGCGCCAACTGCGACAGGCATGGGCAATCCGCATTGCACGTTCTTTGTTGATGACGCCGAAGCCGTCGACCTTGCCATCAACGGCGCAGAACTGGAGCATCATCCGCTTTATCCGGAACGCACCAACGTACAATTCGCGAGTCTGATCGGCCCGGACCACCTGCGCATGCGCGTGTGGGAACGTGGCGTGGGGATCACGCTTGCCTCTGGCTCTTCTTCCTGTGCGACCGCTGTTGCCGCAGTCCGACGGGGGTTAACCGGACGCGATGTGCAGATTGACCTTGATGGAGGTACACTTCACGTCAGCTGGCGTGATGACGGTGTGTGGATGACAGGGCCGACGGCCCACGTCTTTGACGGGCAATGGCGGCTTTGA
- a CDS encoding outer membrane protein has translation MNRVLAPFISLMIVPSFAAADVELSFYGGVQSAPSSDISIRDPEIGDDDFSQEWEGRSFEAPPYYGIRATQWRSPTFGFGLDFAHNKVYPKDDSLPAGYEVLEFTDGLNTLTINAYRRWTDLAGNITPYVGGGVGIALPHVEVTNGASETFGYQLTGPAATWLAGASMPINDQWSVFGEYKGTFSSNTADLDSGGTLEADIVTNALNFGVSFNF, from the coding sequence ATGAATCGCGTCTTGGCCCCCTTCATCAGCCTGATGATCGTTCCATCATTTGCGGCAGCAGATGTTGAGCTGAGCTTTTACGGCGGTGTGCAGTCGGCACCCTCGTCTGATATTTCGATTCGAGATCCCGAAATCGGTGATGATGATTTCTCTCAGGAGTGGGAGGGGCGGTCGTTCGAGGCACCGCCCTACTATGGCATTCGCGCGACCCAATGGCGTTCGCCAACCTTTGGGTTTGGTTTGGATTTTGCCCACAACAAGGTCTACCCAAAAGATGATTCATTGCCAGCCGGGTACGAAGTGCTCGAGTTCACGGACGGCTTGAACACCCTGACAATCAACGCCTATCGCCGCTGGACTGATCTCGCGGGGAACATCACGCCTTATGTTGGCGGTGGTGTTGGCATCGCCTTGCCGCATGTCGAGGTGACCAACGGCGCGTCAGAAACCTTTGGTTATCAATTGACGGGTCCTGCCGCTACTTGGTTGGCTGGTGCGTCTATGCCGATCAACGATCAGTGGTCGGTGTTTGGTGAGTATAAGGGTACGTTTTCATCCAATACCGCAGATCTTGACAGTGGCGGTACCTTGGAAGCGGACATTGTTACCAACGCCCTTAACTTTGGCGTCAGCTTCAACTTCTAA
- a CDS encoding RNA 2'-phosphotransferase: MSRESKFLSLVLRHKPEEIGLQLDKHGWVRVDDLLRKLKKANRKLSRDELIQLVENNDKKRFTLSEDGLWIRAAQGHSVNVDLGLEPRRPPDELYHGTASANLDAIFSDGLNPGRRHQVHLSLDPDTAKRVGQRHGKPVVLRVEAQRMFEDGFLFYCADNGVWLTDKVPAVYLGFGKTA; this comes from the coding sequence ATGAGCAGAGAAAGCAAGTTCTTAAGCTTGGTGCTTCGGCACAAACCTGAAGAGATCGGTCTTCAGCTTGATAAACACGGGTGGGTTCGTGTTGATGATTTGCTGCGGAAGCTGAAGAAAGCCAATCGCAAGCTAAGCCGTGACGAACTCATTCAGCTTGTCGAAAACAACGATAAGAAGCGCTTCACTCTGTCCGAGGATGGCTTGTGGATCAGGGCAGCTCAAGGTCACTCAGTCAATGTGGACTTGGGTCTAGAACCGCGACGTCCACCTGACGAGCTATACCACGGCACAGCCAGCGCAAATCTGGATGCAATATTCTCAGACGGACTAAACCCTGGGCGTCGTCATCAAGTTCACCTCTCTTTGGATCCTGACACGGCTAAACGCGTCGGCCAAAGACACGGAAAACCTGTTGTTCTAAGAGTCGAGGCGCAACGAATGTTTGAGGACGGGTTTCTGTTCTATTGCGCCGACAACGGCGTTTGGCTCACTGACAAAGTGCCAGCAGTCTACTTGGGATTCGGGAAAACCGCATAG
- a CDS encoding glutathione S-transferase: MTALPILWTFRRCPYAMRARLAIQSSGQHVILQEILLRNKPAPFLAASPKGTVPVVQDGNRVIEESRDVMLWALGRNDPEGWLDMPDAGHSLIDTCDGPFKSALDHTKYAVRFPDRDEADERAKAMVFLTDLNDRLTEKPFLMGPRRTLADMAILPFVRQFANTDRAWFDAQGLRPLTRWLDDFLASDRFRGIMTKHPPWQYGQDQVLFP, translated from the coding sequence ATGACTGCGCTTCCCATCCTTTGGACCTTCCGACGCTGCCCCTACGCGATGCGCGCGCGGCTGGCGATCCAATCGAGCGGGCAGCACGTCATCCTGCAGGAAATCCTGTTGCGAAATAAACCCGCACCTTTCCTCGCGGCTTCGCCCAAGGGCACAGTCCCTGTCGTCCAAGATGGCAACCGTGTGATCGAAGAAAGCCGCGATGTGATGCTTTGGGCGTTGGGCCGCAATGACCCTGAAGGCTGGCTTGATATGCCGGACGCGGGTCATAGCCTCATCGACACCTGCGATGGCCCATTCAAGAGTGCCTTAGACCATACCAAATACGCTGTGCGCTTTCCTGACCGCGATGAAGCCGATGAGCGGGCAAAAGCCATGGTCTTTCTAACGGACCTCAATGATCGACTGACAGAGAAGCCTTTTCTGATGGGCCCACGGCGCACCCTTGCTGATATGGCGATCCTGCCATTCGTGCGCCAGTTCGCAAATACCGACCGCGCATGGTTTGACGCACAAGGGTTGAGGCCGCTCACCAGATGGCTTGATGATTTCCTCGCCTCTGACCGCTTTCGCGGAATCATGACCAAACATCCGCCTTGGCAATACGGACAGGATCAGGTCTTGTTCCCCTGA
- a CDS encoding glutathione S-transferase, with the protein MQLLISPASPFVRKVRVLIREANLMDTVEEVNVTTTPMNSAPEVVAANPMGKIPALIRADGPGIYDSRVITRFLDDLAGSNLYPQSRIWEILTLEATADAIMDATVAMSYEKRLRPDELQSADWVEAQWAKAARGIAAVNSRWMSHLSGPLNIGQISVACALSYIDLRHNGHGWRNGNEALANWHAAFAARDSMVATKPE; encoded by the coding sequence ATGCAACTGCTGATCTCACCCGCCTCCCCATTCGTGCGCAAAGTGCGCGTGCTGATCCGCGAAGCCAACCTGATGGACACTGTGGAAGAGGTGAACGTCACCACAACGCCAATGAACTCGGCGCCAGAGGTTGTGGCCGCGAACCCGATGGGCAAAATCCCTGCGCTGATCCGTGCGGATGGCCCCGGTATCTATGACAGCCGTGTCATCACCCGGTTTCTGGACGATTTGGCAGGATCGAACCTTTACCCGCAAAGCCGCATCTGGGAAATCCTCACTCTAGAAGCCACCGCAGACGCAATCATGGATGCGACAGTTGCGATGTCTTACGAAAAGCGGCTGCGTCCAGATGAATTGCAATCGGCAGATTGGGTCGAGGCACAATGGGCCAAAGCCGCGCGCGGGATCGCGGCGGTAAATAGCCGGTGGATGAGCCACCTGTCAGGCCCATTGAATATCGGGCAGATCAGCGTGGCTTGTGCATTGTCCTACATTGACCTGCGGCATAACGGGCACGGTTGGCGGAATGGGAATGAAGCACTGGCCAATTGGCACGCGGCGTTTGCCGCGCGCGACAGCATGGTTGCAACAAAACCTGAATAA